A segment of the Orcinus orca chromosome 4, mOrcOrc1.1, whole genome shotgun sequence genome:
ATTCTTTGCCTAGAGGGCCAGGCCCGTGTTCGTTGGATGAACTGAGGAGAGCTTCTGTAGTCATTTGCTCTTGCAAGAAGAGCCGGCAGCACCTGTGGGTCGGGGGTTAAAGGAAAGGTACAATGTTCAACCGACAGTGAAGTCCCTGTCATGACCACAAAAAAAAGGTATAAATGTCCCATGGACCTTAGCGTACAGTTGGCACGTGTTTTGAACTACAACTGAAACAGCACAGGCAAACTACTGCTTCTGAACTAGCAACTCACAAGTTTGTTATCAAAGCCCAAACTTTTAATCATATTCAGCCTCCGGCAGGTTATTAACAAAACATATTACTCAAAATTTACATATCATATTAGTAAGAACTGAATCTTAAAAGTAacatctgggaattccctggcggtccagtggttaagactccgagcttccactgcagggggcacgggttcattcgctggtcggggaactaagatcctgcatgccgcatgccgcgtggcacagccaaaagaaaaaaaaggtaacatCTATTATTCCATGAACATGATGATGGTCTGTGAGTGGGACTGCCGGACAGTGTATAGTAACTAACATGCAAGATACTGACAGAATCAAACTTTGCAAGTGTGTAGCCTCTACTGACTAAGAATTAactgtgtttttatatttcttcctcagAATGCCATGTAATAGTTCTtgaagactctttttttttttaagtgagagtTAAAGTCTTATATAAAAAGTGATAATTCATATGTAGATTAATTTATATGACCAAGTAAAATAAGCATCTATAAATTACACAAATGAGTAAGAATGTGaatttgaaaaatttaataaaGGATGAATTTCAGAtattaaaggaaaacaacaaattaTTAGgttcaaaaacttttaaaaacattataaagttttataaaaagtCACAGAATACAAGTTAAATCAGTCAGGTATTTTGACTAACCTTGCAATTTACTACAAAAGTCAAGTATTACAAATGCTTGTGGATTTTTACTTATAGGAATTCCCTGAGGATTTCATTTCTACACATATCAAACCCCTTCACCATGTCCAACGTGAGCTGTTTTTTTGTAAAGTTCTCTCATTAGAGcttaagacatttaaaattgCTGTACCATTTAGATTGCTTCAACCGAGTGATActtctttatataaaaatacagatacataaaacaaaatagcACCTATCAATCATTTAGATTTTGGAAAGAAATGCAGCTTTTTAGTTAGCATTGAGGCAAAGCAGGGCACCTGCTTCTTTCCAATTGCACTTGGGTCTCTGCAGATGCCCACTCGGCGCTGAGAAACTTTCCTGTTCACCAGCGTGAGGAGTTCTGTGAACTCTAAGGAGGACCCGAATTTTCCCAGCATCTCGCACAAATCTTGAATGTACCATGAGCCATTCACAGTTTCCCGATGAGAATAATAACCTAAAAAAGATAGACAGGAGAGCCACTGAAGTTTTCTGGTCACTTACTGTGACAGAAAAACACCTTTAGAAAGTCTGAGTTCTTAAAACTCCTTGGAGAAGACTAAGATGTGCCGTGatacagttttaaaagttttctctgtTGACTATTCTCATGTGGGAAAAACGATTAATTCCATACAGTTCTATAAAAATAGGGTTAATGCTATGTAATTTTCTCCATTTCCTAAAAATTCCCAAGATAGTAGTAACCAGGCAATGATTTCTGAGACAAGcgattagaaaaaagaaaaacataaaattatttagtGCAAGAGCAGAGAACAACTGTCATCAGAATAGTTTTCAACGTTTTCCGTGAGCGTTACCACAGAAGCAGTGTCACCATCAGTAACTGACATATTCTGCTGCTCATATTCAATATAATTAGCCTTGTAGCTTTCTTTAACATAGTTCTCAGGAAGGATTTTTCTGtaaggtattttatccttttagaTATCACTCTGATCACATGGCACAAAGAAGTCCATTAAGCCTCTGAGCTTCACGACCAAATCACATGCCCCATTAGAAGGACCTCAGCCAAGTCAAGCCCAGGTGAAACTTACAGGAACTTAGCCAAGAAAGCCAATTATACATTTGTATCAAACACCCACACACCTTCTGCCACAGAGTAACACATGAGGAAGTCTGCTCCAGCAGGAAGTGCGTAAACTGAGGCTGCATCCACCTGGGTTAGGTTGACATCCAGCTTGCTGGTCTGATGATCCACTGCGTCCAAAGGGATGACTGGCACGTCGTGCTGGTTTCCCCGACATGCCTACGAGACAAGCAGGAAAATCCCTTCCTTTACCTACCTGTTCTTCCCAGTGCTTCACGTTCACAGTGAATGTGTGCTTCAGTTCGCCTCCACGGCAACATCAACGGAAGCCACTTTATAGGCGCTTCAGAAACAATGCATTCAGCTTTACAGCAGGCCAAAGCTGACAGGTTTTTTTTACTACTTACGTTTTCCTATAGTTAATGTTGATTGAATGGTACACTGTAAAAGGGAGAGCATCTGTGTTTTACAGTTTCTTAGGGATTACCCACACCATGGCACCAAGAGTCACCCTTTCTTTTAAAAGCTATAGTATGTGCCTAAGTGTTTCTATATAATCAGGTAATGTATTCCCAGATCGGGTTTTCCTTGCCAAGAGGCCGCCATAAATTGTTAAGGGTCAAAATGACACCACATGACCTGGGAGGACATCTATTAATGTGCCTCCTGCCTTTTGCTCCTACTTTAAAGTGAGGGCTCAAATTCTTACTAATTCTGACTCACACAAGGGCTAACATTAATTTCTACTCAAATAACTATTATGGGCTGCATTTTGTCCCTCCCCGATTTATACACTAAGGACTTAAATATATAACCCCCAGTATTtcaaatgtgactgtatttgctGATATggcctttaaagagataattaaggtaaaatgaggtcctaCTGGTGGGCCCTAACCCACTatgactggcatccttataaaaagagaccaggacacagacatgcacagaggaaagaccatgtgaacaGAAGCCACCTCccaggcaaggagagaggcctcagaagaaatcaaccctgctgacaccttgatctcagacttctaacctccagaaccgcaagaaaatacatttctcttgtctaagctacccagtttgtgtACAGGtagacctcagagatattgcagattCAGTTCCAGACTACAGCAACACAGTgagtattgcaataaagtgagtcacatgcattttttggtttcccagtgcatataaaagttatgtttacactatactgtagtctattaagtgtgcaatagcattatgtctaaaagtacagaccttaattaaaaatactttattgctaaaaaatgctaaccatcacctgagtcTTCAGctagtcataatctttttgcaatagtaatgTCAAAATCACagtcataacaaatataatgaaaaagtttgaaatatgaaaattaccaaaatatgacacagaaatgaagtgagcaaatgcagttggaaaaatggcatcaacacagggttgccacaaaccttcaatttgtttaaaaaaaaaacaacactatcttcaaagtgcaataaagtgaggtatgcctgtactttgAACTGGGAGCCCCAGTAAACTTAATACAGTGCTCTAACAAGATTCTGCTGTAGTATTATAAATGCATTCATCAGTTCTGAAATGGCTGAAGAATTAGCAGCTTTAAAAGAAACAGTTCGGATGGATTTCAGAGTTAGCATATAAATAGAAGATCCCTAATATCCTATTTTTTACAGGGAGATTTTGATCTTATATAGTATTACCAGGCTTATTTTCAGACCTTATTTTCAACTGTCTTCCTAAATGGAATGTAGAACACATGGAACTCAGTGCCATCACTTGCCAAATCAACTGCAGCAAGAATAAGAGCCAGCCTTTACTGGGGGCctgccgtgtgccaggcactgttcgaAGTGTTTTTCATGTTAGGCCAGATCATTTTATCCTCTCAGCCACCCCATGAGCCAGCGCTATTTTATCCCTGTGTCACAGATGAAGAACCTGAGGCatagagaaatgaaataacttGGCAAAACATTTTCCTCCTTTGTGGCCCATGAGTTATTTCCAATTCTCCTGTCTGACAGTGCTGGCCACTCCCTTTTTCATGAGCAGTCTcacctgtcatttcttttttttttaaatatttatttattttttggctgcgacgggtcttcgttgctgtgcgcaggcgggcttttctctctagttttgccgagcaggggctactctttgttgcggtgtgcaggcttctcattgcggtggcttctcttgccacggagcacaggctctaggcgcgtgagcttcagtagctgtggtgcgtgggctcagtagttgtggctcgcgggctctagagcgcaggctcagtagttgtggtacacgggcttagttgctccacaacttgcaggatcttagttccccgaccagggattgaactcggggccctggcagtgagagcactaagtcctaacctctggactgccaTGGAATTCCCTCTACACTCATTTTCCAGGCTATACTTGACATGGGGAAACTCATCTACTCCCATGCCTTCCAGTACCACCCACCCATCCCCTCATTACTCCCAAACTTACTTCTCTAATCCGGGCTGCCTGTCTCAAGTTCTAGACCTGTATCTCCAATGACATGTCTCACAGACACCCCAGTGCAGCTGTCCAAACATGAAACCagggagtcatccttgactttttttttttaagcccccCTACTCCCTTCCTCAAGGTACGGCAGGGTGTGAAACGTGGCTGTGTCCTCCATGCCGTTCATGGAAATAGACGATTGCAGCCCTGGAACATGAGGAATTCCCTTTTTTGTTCAGAATCCTTATTGAGGTACCAAATGATGTTATTCAAGCCCCCAAATATTTTTATCCCTAATACCAGTTTGGCAGTGGGTAACCGCATCTTGGCCTAAGGGAAAATGTGAAAGGACGAAGATGTGAAAGGACGAAGCAAGCTAGGACTAGAAGTCTTTATGCCCACATTCTTCCCACCAGCTAGCACGCTCTCCAGCCCCCAAACCAACCCTGGTCTTAACAGGTGGCCCTGCACTGCACTTGCCCACCAGCAGGTGCTCGTCCAGCGGCTCTGCCTTGACACTGGGCTGGGCCAGGGAGCAGCACATTCGTTATTTTGAGTCATTTCCAATGTCAATCCAAGTAATAAAGATACTGAGAATCTTTATGTTAAGAAAGAATTACTAACAGCTCAAACTGCGACTCTGGCTAGGATTCAAAAAGGGCCTTTCCGATTTACTGGAGAAAGTTACTTCCGAAATCAGCTTTAGTTCTTTCTAGTCACATGTACAGAACCATGGCCTTGATAATTAAGACTATAACATAATCAGTCTTACCTGAATGATAAATATCTTGGGTTTTCCAACCAGGCTCTGACACTTGTCTCCTTTGAACAAGCCAGTCAGTGTCTGAATTTCAATCTTGGCATCATATGCATAGATGTGGTTGCCTTCACCGTGACtcaggaaaacacacaaaaagcaaTCGGCGTCTACATGGCTAGCGGTTGATGCTAAAAAGGCACCCAAAagttactcagaaatgaaaataaggtGCTTATTATCTACAtctaaaaatttaatttactaaTCTTAGAATAAAGTTACATACATACAATTGAGGGAGGGGGAAAATTTGTTATAAAATGTCTGTAATGAAACAACTTAGAATTTAATCAAGCAATAATTTATACCATACtatatctgattttttaaaaatccaaattattACAGTTCAAAGTAA
Coding sequences within it:
- the CASP6 gene encoding caspase-6 isoform X3 translates to MTETDAFPTREVFDPAETYKMNHKRRGIALIFNHERFFWHLTLPDRQGTSADRDNLKRRFSDLGFEVKCFDDLKAEELLLRIHEASTASHVDADCFLCVFLSHGEGNHIYAYDAKIEIQTLTGLFKGDKCQSLVGKPKIFIIQACRGNQHDVPVIPLDAVDHQTSKLDVNLTQVDAASVYALPAGADFLMCYSVAEGYYSHRETVNGSWYIQDLCEMLGKFGSSLEFTELLTLVNRKVSQRRVGICRDPSAIGKKQVPCFASMLTKKLHFFPKSK
- the CASP6 gene encoding caspase-6 isoform X2, whose protein sequence is MSSVPGLRAARGAGEQNMTETDAFPTREVFDPAETYKMNHKRRGIALIFNHERFFWHLTLPDRQGTSADRDNLKRRFSDLGFEVKCFDDLKAEELLLRIHEASTASHVDADCFLCVFLSHGEGNHIYAYDAKIEIQTLTGLFKGDKCQSLVGKPKIFIIQACRGNQHDVPVIPLDAVDHQTSKLDVNLTQVDAASVYALPAGADFLMCYSVAEGYYSHRETVNGSWYIQDLCEMLGKFGSSLEFTELLTLVNRKVSQRRVGICRDPSAIGKKQVPCFASMLTKKLHFFPKSK
- the CASP6 gene encoding caspase-6 isoform X4, with the translated sequence MAEGSATKREVFDPAETYKMNHKRRGIALIFNHERFFWHLTLPDRQGTSADRDNLKRRFSDLGFEVKCFDDLKAEELLLRIHEASTASHVDADCFLCVFLSHGEGNHIYAYDAKIEIQTLTGLFKGDKCQSLVGKPKIFIIQACRGNQHDVPVIPLDAVDHQTSKLDVNLTQVDAASVYALPAGADFLMCYSVAEGYYSHRETVNGSWYIQDLCEMLGKFGSSLEFTELLTLVNRKVSQRRVGICRDPSAIGKKQVPCFASMLTKKLHFFPKSK
- the CASP6 gene encoding caspase-6 isoform X5, with translation MNHKRRGIALIFNHERFFWHLTLPDRQGTSADRDNLKRRFSDLGFEVKCFDDLKAEELLLRIHEASTASHVDADCFLCVFLSHGEGNHIYAYDAKIEIQTLTGLFKGDKCQSLVGKPKIFIIQACRGNQHDVPVIPLDAVDHQTSKLDVNLTQVDAASVYALPAGADFLMCYSVAEGYYSHRETVNGSWYIQDLCEMLGKFGSSLEFTELLTLVNRKVSQRRVGICRDPSAIGKKQVPCFASMLTKKLHFFPKSK
- the CASP6 gene encoding caspase-6 isoform X1, with protein sequence MDSARSSGRFPFGTSGEQNMTETDAFPTREVFDPAETYKMNHKRRGIALIFNHERFFWHLTLPDRQGTSADRDNLKRRFSDLGFEVKCFDDLKAEELLLRIHEASTASHVDADCFLCVFLSHGEGNHIYAYDAKIEIQTLTGLFKGDKCQSLVGKPKIFIIQACRGNQHDVPVIPLDAVDHQTSKLDVNLTQVDAASVYALPAGADFLMCYSVAEGYYSHRETVNGSWYIQDLCEMLGKFGSSLEFTELLTLVNRKVSQRRVGICRDPSAIGKKQVPCFASMLTKKLHFFPKSK